A genomic window from Salvia hispanica cultivar TCC Black 2014 chromosome 5, UniMelb_Shisp_WGS_1.0, whole genome shotgun sequence includes:
- the LOC125190757 gene encoding signal recognition particle subunit SRP68-like translates to MAKGDDVAGMEIDQNSSALDQISNPKFSINVLQLLKSAQMQHGLRFGDYARYRRYCTARLRRLYKSLKFTHGRGKYTKRAISSSTVTEVRFLHLVLYAAERAWSHAMEKKTLPDGPNARQRIYLIGRLRKAVKWATQFQELCAIKGDSRTSLEAEAYASYMKGSLLFEQDEHWDIALKCFKSARAVYEELGKYGDLENQVLCRERVEELEPSIRYCLHKVGESNIKTSELVQIGEMEGPALDLFKAKLEAVMAEARSQQAASLTEFHWLGHRFPISNAKIRVAILKAQELEKDTNGPGADSVPTEKKLAIFDKIFAAYSEARSCIRNDLANTGNSESIKDDLSGLDKAIGAVLGERTIERNQLLVHIAKNKLSKVRDDKNEKVTKPEELVRLYDLLLQNAADLSDLVSSGRDRKPEEVALSEECELKSLVFRAERCFYLAKSYSLAGKRVEAYALFCRACSLADDALKKLQSSANADQVAIKELKMLYNDCRSNICIEHATGVMEEEKAPENLSEKISSISLTGNYKKLEKLLMENLENYESAVGDPTTKSTPHISVFPPAFQAVPRNPVIMDLAYNSIDFPSLENRMKKDKKSLLSRLWG, encoded by the exons TACAG GCGGTACTGCACTGCACGTTTGCGGAGATTGTACAAGTCCTTGAAATTCACCCATGGCCGTGGAAAATATACCAAGAGAGCCATATCGTCATCTACTGTGACTGAAGTCAG GTTTCTTCATTTGGTTCTATATGCTGCTGAAAGAGCATGGAGCCATGCAATGGAAAAGAAAACTTTACCAGATGGCCCAAATGCTCGTCAGAGGATCTACCTCATTGGCAGGCTAAGGAAGGCCGTAAAATGGGCTACCCAGTTTCAAGAGCTGTGTGCCATCAAGGGAGACTCGAGAACATCTCTGGAAGCTGAG GCTTATGCCTCTTATATGAAAGGGAGCTTGTTATTTGAGCAAGATGAACACTGGGACATTGCGCTTAAGTGCTTCAAAAGTGCCAG GGCCGTTTATGAGGAACTTGGAAAGTATGGAGATCTAGAGAACCAAGTTTTATGCCGGGAGCGGGTTGAGGAACTTGAGCCTAGCATAAGATATTGTCTGCACAAAGTTGGGGAGTCAAATATAAAAACTTCTGAACTAGTCCAGATAGGAGAAATGGAAGGGCCTGCTCTGGACCTTTTTAAGGCTAAATTAGAG GCGGTCATGGCTGAAGCTCGATCTCAACAGGCGGCATCGTTGACTGAATTTCATTGGCTTGGTCACAGATTTCCCATATCAAATGCAAAGATTCGGGTCGCCATACTCAAAG CCCAGGAACTGGAGAAAGATACTAATGGTCCAGGAGCAGATTCAGTACCCACAGAGAAAAAACTAGCCATATTTGACAAAATATTTGCTGCTTATAGTGAAGCCAGGAGCTGCATAAGGAATGACTTG GCTAACACAGGTAATTCTGAGAGCATTAAGGATGACCTGAGTGGCCTTGATAAAGCTATTGGGGCTGTCTTAGGAGAGAGAACAATTGAGCGTAATCAGTTGCTTGTGCACATTGCAAAGAATAAGCTCAGTAAGGTTCGTGATGACAAAAACGAAAAGGTTACAAAACCTGAAGAGCTTGTCCGGCTATATGATCTCCTCCTACAG AATGCTGCTGATCTTTCTGATCTGGTTAGTTCGGGTAGAGACCGAAAACCAGAAGAAGTGGCTCTCAGTGAAGAATGTGAACTGAAAAGTTTAGTTTTCCGAGCAGAAAG GTGCTTTTACCTGGCAAAATCTTATAGTTTGGCTGGTAAGAGGGTAGAAGCATATGCTTTGTTCTGCAGAGCTTGTTCCTTAGCTGATGATGCTCTTAAGAAGCTTCAGAGTTCGGCCAATGCTGATCAG GTTGCTATCAAGGAACTGAAGATGCTTTACAATGATTGTCGATCCAACATTTGTATAGAACATGCAACAGGAGTTatggaggaggagaaggcTCCAGAAAATCTCTCTGAAAAGATCTCAAGTATCTCATTAACAGGAAATTATAAGAAG CTTGAAAAGCTGCTCATGGAGAACCTGGAGAATTACGAATCTGCTGTTGGTGACCCGACCACAAAATCAACCCCACATATCTCAGTCTTCCCGCCTGCCTTTCAAGCAGTCCCGCGCAATCCAGTTATCATGGATCTCGCCTACAACTCAATTGACTTCCCGTCACTGGAGAACAGGATGAAGAAAGACAAGAAAAGTTTACTTAGTAGGCTTTGGGGATGA